Proteins encoded within one genomic window of Fodinicurvata sp. EGI_FJ10296:
- a CDS encoding TRAP transporter substrate-binding protein encodes MKTSIFTATALVALLTANVSAAQTTIRIAHAQPEASPLHEALDHFKTTLEERSDGGFVVELFAGGQLGSVSEATELVQSGNIEMTTGASVLLSSAVPELAVLDQFLLFDDEEHARNVLDGEAGDTILAAMEERGLKGIGFLELGFRSFTNSRAPLDSLEAFEGLRMRSADNPIQIKAWRSIGAVPVPLAWGEIYSSLQQGLIDGQESALSSMVVERFYEVQDYVSLTGHIYWPEMWFANLEFFNSLSDEDQALLMEVAAETTDVQRDLVATANAETLDQLAEEGLAINELPAEDRAEMGATMNAAIEEDIRASVGDEFYDAFSAALNQ; translated from the coding sequence ATGAAGACCAGCATTTTCACAGCGACCGCCCTCGTCGCGCTATTGACCGCCAACGTCAGCGCCGCACAGACCACGATCCGGATTGCCCATGCGCAGCCCGAAGCCTCGCCTCTGCACGAGGCACTGGATCATTTCAAAACCACGCTGGAAGAGCGTTCGGATGGCGGCTTCGTGGTCGAGCTGTTTGCAGGCGGACAGCTTGGCAGCGTCAGCGAAGCCACAGAGCTTGTGCAGTCGGGCAATATCGAAATGACGACAGGGGCGTCCGTCCTGCTGTCCTCAGCCGTGCCGGAGCTTGCGGTTCTGGACCAGTTCCTGCTGTTCGACGATGAGGAACATGCCCGCAATGTGCTGGACGGCGAAGCCGGCGACACAATTCTGGCCGCCATGGAAGAACGCGGCCTGAAGGGCATCGGCTTTCTGGAACTTGGCTTCCGCAGCTTCACCAACAGCCGCGCTCCCCTCGACAGCCTCGAGGCGTTCGAAGGTCTGCGCATGCGCTCGGCCGACAACCCGATCCAGATCAAGGCATGGCGGTCCATCGGCGCTGTGCCCGTGCCGCTGGCCTGGGGTGAAATCTATTCGTCCCTGCAGCAGGGTCTGATCGACGGGCAGGAAAGCGCGCTGTCGTCGATGGTCGTGGAACGCTTCTATGAAGTGCAGGACTACGTCTCGCTCACCGGGCACATCTACTGGCCGGAAATGTGGTTCGCCAATCTCGAATTCTTCAACAGCCTGAGCGACGAAGACCAGGCGCTGCTCATGGAAGTGGCGGCCGAAACGACTGACGTGCAGCGCGACCTCGTCGCCACGGCCAATGCCGAAACGCTGGACCAGCTGGCCGAAGAGGGTCTTGCCATAAACGAGCTTCCGGCAGAGGACCGTGCGGAAATGGGGGCGACAATGAACGCCGCCATCGAAGAGGATATTCGCGCCAGCGTCGGTGACGAATTTTACGACGCGTTCAGCGCTGCGCTGAACCAGTAA
- a CDS encoding TRAP transporter small permease, translated as MFRLLRLIEQYFEPVIIVTSLGLVITLLFADVVARFAFQTSVFWAGEVASFAFVYMIYFGISYAIREKRHLRVTMLVEMAPPLVQRALLALAEVVFLVYSVIVCWLGVVITTNAIDRGQILSATQWPTAFLYAAIIFSGALCVLRLLYSLWMIVRHGETVLSSPSGGAA; from the coding sequence ATGTTCCGTCTGCTGCGCCTGATCGAGCAGTATTTCGAACCCGTGATCATTGTGACCAGCCTGGGTCTGGTGATCACGCTGCTCTTCGCGGATGTGGTCGCACGCTTTGCCTTTCAGACTTCGGTCTTCTGGGCAGGTGAGGTTGCAAGCTTTGCCTTCGTCTACATGATCTATTTCGGCATCAGCTACGCAATTCGCGAAAAGCGGCATCTGCGGGTGACAATGCTGGTCGAAATGGCCCCACCGCTGGTGCAGCGCGCCCTTCTGGCGCTCGCGGAAGTGGTTTTTCTTGTCTATTCCGTGATCGTCTGCTGGCTGGGAGTCGTGATCACGACCAACGCCATCGACCGCGGCCAGATCCTGTCGGCGACGCAATGGCCGACCGCATTTCTCTATGCTGCCATCATCTTTTCCGGCGCACTGTGCGTGCTCCGGTTGCTCTATTCGCTCTGGATGATCGTGCGCCATGGAGAGACCGTACTGTCCTCCCCGTCCGGGGGGGCTGCATGA
- a CDS encoding TRAP transporter large permease, translated as MTSAVLFGSFVLLLLIGVPIGIALGTASLLAISTISFLTYDFYALGLVSGVNSFTLMAVVLFTLAGNLMSRGGISRRLIAVAEAFFGTAPGGLGTVTIMACLFFAAISGTGSATVAAIGLAMIPALVRRGYDRAYAGSMVASAGALGVMIPPSVVMIVYAVTAGVSVSALFLAGILPGIVIAFALILFNIYQTWRGGWEAEAEAATWAERFRRVNDAKLALLMPVVVLGGIYGGIVTPTESAAVAVVYALIVSTLVYKELKWAELPRIMLDSALLVAAVLVIIGASVGFGRIIALERIPLELSQFVLGLTQNWVIVLLAIIVLLLIIGTFLETLAAIVILTPVLLPMITQLGVDPIHFGIIMIVALAIGFVTPPLGANLFMAAQVGQIPYDDLVRRIFKWVLVLTAALLVIAFWPGLSLILPRILLGYGT; from the coding sequence ATGACCAGCGCCGTCCTTTTCGGAAGCTTCGTATTGCTCCTGCTGATCGGGGTGCCCATCGGGATCGCACTCGGGACTGCCAGCTTGCTGGCGATCAGCACGATTTCCTTCCTGACCTATGATTTTTACGCGCTCGGTCTGGTCAGCGGCGTCAATTCCTTCACGCTGATGGCGGTGGTCCTGTTCACGCTGGCCGGCAATCTGATGAGCCGCGGCGGTATTTCCCGCCGGCTGATCGCTGTGGCCGAAGCGTTTTTCGGTACGGCACCGGGCGGGCTTGGCACCGTCACCATCATGGCCTGCCTGTTTTTCGCGGCGATTTCCGGCACAGGATCGGCCACTGTGGCCGCGATCGGGCTGGCGATGATCCCGGCACTGGTGCGGCGCGGCTATGACCGGGCGTATGCCGGCTCGATGGTGGCATCGGCCGGGGCGCTTGGCGTCATGATCCCGCCATCGGTGGTGATGATCGTCTACGCGGTCACGGCCGGCGTTTCCGTGTCGGCGCTGTTTCTGGCGGGGATTCTCCCCGGCATCGTGATCGCGTTCGCGTTGATTCTGTTCAATATCTATCAGACCTGGCGTGGCGGCTGGGAAGCAGAGGCAGAGGCCGCCACCTGGGCCGAAAGGTTTCGCCGCGTCAATGACGCCAAGCTGGCGCTTCTGATGCCCGTTGTGGTGCTGGGCGGTATCTATGGCGGCATCGTCACACCCACTGAATCTGCCGCCGTAGCCGTTGTCTATGCGCTGATCGTGTCAACACTCGTCTATAAAGAGCTGAAATGGGCAGAGCTGCCGCGCATCATGCTCGATTCCGCGCTGCTGGTTGCGGCGGTGCTTGTCATCATCGGCGCCTCGGTCGGGTTCGGCCGGATCATAGCGTTGGAACGCATCCCGCTGGAACTGTCGCAATTCGTTCTCGGACTCACTCAAAACTGGGTCATCGTCCTTCTGGCCATTATCGTGCTTTTGCTGATCATCGGCACGTTTCTGGAGACTCTGGCGGCCATTGTCATACTGACACCGGTACTGCTTCCGATGATTACTCAACTCGGCGTCGATCCCATCCATTTCGGGATTATCATGATTGTGGCGCTGGCTATTGGTTTCGTCACACCGCCACTCGGGGCCAATCTGTTCATGGCCGCGCAGGTGGGCCAGATCCCCTACGACGATCTCGTGCGGCGAATCTTCAAATGGGTGCTGGTTTTGACCGCAGCGCTTCTGGTGATCGCTTTCTGGCCGGGGCTGTCGTTGATCCTTCCACGAATTCTGCTGGGATATGGCACTTAA
- the hisD gene encoding histidinol dehydrogenase — protein sequence MTIDHLKTAKSEAERSEDDARTRSVVEATLKDIEARGDAAVADLSQKFDNVSRPSFRLTPSEIEAAMQKVGTRDMEDIRFAQSQIRRFAEAQRASMTDIEVETLPGVILGHKHIPVQSVGCYVPGGKFPMVASAHMSVLTANVAGVPRIVASAPPVKGEPHPAIVAAMHMGGAHEIYVLGGIQAVGAMAIGTETIDPVHMLVGPGNAFVAEAKRQLFGRVGIDLFAGPTETMVIADDTVDAELCATDLLGQAEHGYNSPACLITTSRKLAEATLAEIDRLLTILPTSDTAAISWRDYGEVILCDSHDEMLAVANDMAYEHVQVMTDRDDWYLENMHSYGALFLGPRTNVANGDKVIGTNHTLPTKKAGRYTGGLWVGKFLKTHSYQKVTTDEAAAHIGEYGSRLCMLEGFVGHAEQCNVRVRRYGGRNVPYGEAAD from the coding sequence ATGACTATCGACCATCTCAAAACCGCCAAATCCGAAGCCGAGCGCAGCGAGGATGACGCCAGGACCCGCAGCGTGGTCGAGGCCACCCTGAAAGACATCGAAGCGCGCGGCGACGCGGCAGTGGCCGATCTCAGCCAGAAATTCGACAATGTGTCGCGTCCCTCGTTCCGCTTGACCCCGTCGGAGATCGAGGCTGCGATGCAAAAGGTCGGCACACGCGACATGGAGGATATCCGTTTCGCGCAATCCCAGATCCGACGTTTTGCCGAGGCACAGCGCGCGTCGATGACCGATATCGAGGTCGAAACCCTGCCGGGTGTCATCCTGGGTCACAAGCACATCCCTGTGCAGTCGGTGGGGTGCTATGTGCCCGGCGGAAAATTCCCGATGGTGGCCAGCGCGCATATGTCCGTCCTGACCGCAAATGTCGCGGGCGTGCCGCGCATCGTGGCCAGCGCACCGCCGGTCAAGGGGGAACCCCATCCTGCCATCGTTGCCGCCATGCATATGGGCGGGGCGCATGAGATTTATGTGCTGGGCGGCATTCAGGCCGTCGGCGCCATGGCGATCGGCACCGAAACCATCGACCCGGTCCATATGCTTGTGGGTCCCGGCAATGCCTTCGTCGCCGAAGCCAAGCGCCAGCTTTTCGGCCGCGTCGGCATCGACTTGTTTGCAGGCCCCACTGAAACCATGGTCATCGCCGACGACACCGTCGATGCGGAACTGTGTGCAACCGACCTGTTGGGGCAGGCGGAGCACGGCTACAATTCGCCGGCTTGCCTCATCACGACGTCGCGCAAGCTGGCCGAAGCCACGCTGGCCGAGATCGACCGGCTGCTTACAATTCTGCCCACCTCGGACACCGCCGCCATCAGTTGGCGTGATTACGGCGAAGTGATCCTGTGCGACAGCCATGACGAGATGCTCGCCGTCGCCAACGACATGGCCTATGAGCATGTGCAGGTGATGACCGACCGCGACGACTGGTACCTTGAGAACATGCACAGCTATGGCGCGCTGTTCCTGGGTCCGCGCACCAATGTCGCCAATGGCGACAAGGTCATCGGCACCAACCACACGCTGCCGACAAAAAAGGCCGGCCGCTATACAGGCGGGCTCTGGGTCGGCAAGTTCCTGAAGACCCATTCTTATCAGAAGGTAACCACCGATGAGGCCGCCGCCCATATCGGTGAATATGGCTCGCGGCTATGCATGCTCGAAGGCTTTGTCGGTCATGCCGAGCAGTGCAATGTCCGTGTGCGCCGCTATGGCGGCCGGAACGTGCCCTATGGCGAGGCTGCGGATTAA
- a CDS encoding SDR family oxidoreductase: MPLPVTPSFRLEGRRAIVTGASSGIGLGCATALAEAGAEVTMIARGASRLKDACAQIRDIGGQSGYEVLDITDTAALRALVQRDGPFDILVNAAGLARHSPAVDTTEDDFDVVTGVNVKAAYFAAQFVAQGLIAAGRPGSIIQISSQMGHVGGIDRAVYCASKHAVEGMTKAMAIEWGPHGIRVNTICPTFILTPLSKPTFDNPERRAWIESRIKLNRVGHIEDIMGAVLYLASDASALVTGTALKVDGGWTAE, encoded by the coding sequence ATGCCGCTTCCCGTGACACCATCCTTCCGCCTTGAAGGCCGCCGCGCCATCGTTACCGGTGCCTCCTCGGGCATCGGGCTGGGCTGCGCCACCGCTCTGGCAGAGGCCGGGGCCGAAGTGACGATGATCGCTCGCGGCGCCTCCCGGCTGAAGGACGCGTGCGCGCAGATCCGGGATATCGGCGGGCAGTCCGGATACGAAGTGCTCGACATTACCGACACGGCGGCGCTGCGCGCGTTGGTACAGCGCGACGGTCCGTTCGACATTCTCGTCAATGCCGCCGGTCTGGCCCGCCACAGCCCCGCAGTCGATACGACGGAGGACGATTTCGACGTCGTCACGGGCGTCAATGTGAAAGCCGCCTATTTCGCCGCCCAGTTCGTGGCACAGGGGTTGATCGCGGCGGGCAGGCCTGGCTCGATCATTCAGATCTCCAGCCAGATGGGGCATGTCGGCGGCATCGACCGCGCGGTCTATTGCGCAAGCAAACACGCGGTCGAAGGGATGACCAAGGCCATGGCCATCGAATGGGGGCCTCATGGCATTCGGGTCAACACGATCTGCCCGACCTTCATTCTTACGCCACTGTCCAAGCCCACATTCGACAATCCGGAGCGTCGCGCCTGGATCGAAAGCAGGATCAAGCTGAACCGCGTCGGACACATCGAGGATATCATGGGGGCCGTGCTCTATCTGGCGTCCGATGCCTCTGCTCTCGTCACGGGCACCGCGCTCAAGGTTGATGGCGGGTGGACAGCGGAATGA
- a CDS encoding LacI family DNA-binding transcriptional regulator, whose translation MSGGTRITAMDVARLAGVSQSAVSRFFTPGASVAPATADKVRAAATKLGYTPNPLARAMITGKSRIIGLVVTYLENQFYPVAIERLSHALQAQGYHILLFMASNAPGELDRLVTNLLAYQVDGIITASVAISNDVTVRCADAGIPLVMFNRGQPGSGLSSVTSANREGGRKVARFLIEGGHQRIAHISGWQGSSTGRDRQQGLIEGLADLGASPIAIIDGHYDRDVAAAATRELMGASKPPDAIFAGNDHMAFAVIDTLRAMGVAVPQDVSVVGYDDVPIAAWPSYDLTTMRQPVNRMVEATVETLINQIQDPDRPVQQMEIDAPLIMRGSARRPAPSAETEGT comes from the coding sequence ATGAGTGGCGGAACGCGCATCACCGCAATGGATGTCGCCCGTCTGGCCGGTGTCAGCCAGTCCGCTGTCAGCCGATTCTTCACGCCCGGCGCCAGTGTCGCTCCGGCCACGGCAGACAAGGTTCGCGCTGCGGCGACAAAGCTGGGCTATACCCCCAACCCGCTGGCCCGCGCGATGATCACTGGCAAGAGCCGGATAATAGGGCTGGTGGTAACCTATCTGGAAAACCAGTTCTACCCAGTGGCGATCGAACGGCTCAGCCATGCGCTGCAGGCGCAGGGTTATCACATACTGCTTTTCATGGCCTCCAACGCGCCGGGCGAACTGGATCGGCTGGTCACCAATCTTCTGGCCTATCAGGTCGACGGCATCATCACGGCCTCGGTCGCCATCAGTAACGACGTGACCGTGCGCTGTGCCGACGCCGGTATCCCTTTGGTGATGTTCAATCGCGGCCAGCCTGGATCGGGTCTGTCCTCGGTGACGTCGGCCAACAGGGAAGGCGGGCGCAAGGTTGCCCGTTTTCTGATCGAAGGCGGGCATCAGCGCATTGCCCATATCAGTGGCTGGCAAGGCTCCAGCACGGGGCGCGACCGCCAGCAAGGGTTGATCGAAGGGTTGGCCGATCTCGGTGCATCGCCCATCGCGATCATCGACGGGCACTACGACCGCGACGTTGCCGCCGCGGCAACCCGCGAGTTGATGGGCGCAAGCAAGCCTCCCGACGCGATTTTCGCCGGCAACGATCACATGGCGTTTGCCGTGATCGACACGCTGAGGGCCATGGGCGTTGCCGTGCCGCAAGACGTGTCGGTGGTGGGCTATGACGATGTGCCCATCGCTGCCTGGCCCTCCTATGACCTCACGACGATGCGCCAGCCTGTCAATCGCATGGTCGAGGCGACTGTTGAAACGTTGATCAACCAAATTCAGGACCCGGACCGGCCGGTCCAGCAAATGGAGATCGACGCGCCGCTCATCATGCGCGGGTCGGCCCGACGCCCGGCCCCGAGCGCTGAAACTGAGGGCACATGA
- a CDS encoding cupin domain-containing protein, with protein MTPEEMEARIVRYGDLQPCKTAFIDAHTPGSDRKENFTIIGGGVSESPDQHVHIHETPGFNIGAAGQPPNCRNSLHSHRTAEVFFVLKGRWRFFWGRWGNAGEVVLEEGDIFNIPTGIFRGFENIGTDYGMIMAILGGDDAGGGVIWAPQVIEDARDHGLVLGDNGKLYDSKKGESLPQGVSPKPTLTDEELKAFPEPTTADVVPNFVARYRDLMALSDHQPARVIGADAKLRDRPGFEVEFLSRNSVSDTAYATDSHEILMPVRGHWRLSWDGGTTALNPGDTAAIPPGLPHSLAPAMTGESSLYRIRNTADPAGLTGRLT; from the coding sequence ATGACCCCAGAGGAAATGGAAGCGCGCATTGTTCGCTACGGCGACCTGCAGCCCTGCAAGACCGCCTTCATCGACGCCCACACGCCGGGCAGCGATCGGAAGGAAAATTTCACCATCATCGGGGGCGGCGTGTCCGAATCCCCTGATCAGCATGTCCATATCCACGAGACGCCCGGCTTCAATATCGGCGCGGCAGGCCAGCCGCCGAACTGCCGCAACTCGCTGCATTCACACCGCACGGCCGAAGTGTTCTTCGTGCTCAAGGGCCGCTGGCGCTTTTTCTGGGGACGCTGGGGCAATGCGGGCGAAGTTGTGCTGGAAGAGGGCGATATCTTCAACATTCCCACCGGCATCTTTCGCGGCTTTGAAAACATCGGTACCGACTACGGCATGATCATGGCCATTCTCGGCGGCGACGATGCCGGCGGCGGCGTGATCTGGGCGCCACAGGTGATCGAGGATGCACGCGATCACGGCCTTGTACTGGGCGACAACGGCAAGCTCTATGACAGCAAGAAGGGCGAAAGCCTGCCTCAGGGCGTTAGCCCCAAACCCACCCTGACCGACGAAGAACTCAAGGCGTTTCCCGAGCCCACCACGGCGGATGTCGTTCCAAACTTCGTCGCCCGTTACCGGGACCTGATGGCGCTGTCGGACCACCAGCCCGCCCGGGTGATCGGCGCCGACGCAAAGCTGCGCGATCGCCCCGGTTTCGAGGTCGAGTTCCTGTCTCGCAATTCCGTCTCCGACACTGCCTATGCGACCGACAGTCACGAGATCCTGATGCCTGTGCGCGGGCATTGGCGGCTTTCATGGGACGGCGGCACAACAGCGTTGAACCCCGGTGACACAGCCGCCATTCCGCCGGGATTGCCGCACAGCCTGGCTCCGGCGATGACCGGCGAATCCAGCCTTTATCGGATACGTAACACGGCCGATCCGGCAGGTCTTACGGGCCGTCTGACGTGA
- a CDS encoding cobalamin-independent methionine synthase II family protein, giving the protein MPIRSTHVGSLPRSQDVADFLFAREQGKPYDTAAFDACMTAAVLENVRRQKEVGIDIVSDGECSKISYATYVKDRYTGFDGDSPRNAPADLKMFPSFLDRIAKSGGTPSYARPQCVGPVESKSTSDLQKDIANLTAAMTTHGVSDGFMNAASPGVISLFLENTYYKDRETYLFALADAMRDEYRTILDAGLMLQLDCPDLALSRHMLFTDLSDAEFVKIARTHVDALTHALDGLPKDRVRLHICWGNYEGPHCCDIEMAAVFPMLMAVPARYVLFETANPRHRHEWRLFRDRAAEIPDDKVLVPGAVDTTSNFIEHPDVVAEQLQHFVDIVGPDRVIASSDCGFGTFAGFGAVDPEIAWAKLATLAEGARRVK; this is encoded by the coding sequence ATGCCCATTCGCAGCACCCATGTCGGTAGCCTGCCCCGCAGTCAGGACGTCGCTGATTTCCTTTTTGCGCGGGAACAGGGCAAGCCTTATGACACCGCCGCCTTCGATGCCTGCATGACCGCCGCCGTGCTTGAGAATGTGCGTCGTCAGAAAGAGGTTGGCATCGATATCGTATCGGATGGCGAATGCTCCAAGATCAGCTACGCCACCTATGTCAAGGACCGCTACACCGGCTTTGACGGGGACAGCCCGCGCAATGCGCCGGCCGACCTGAAGATGTTCCCGAGCTTCCTGGACCGGATCGCCAAATCCGGCGGAACGCCAAGCTATGCGCGCCCGCAATGCGTCGGGCCTGTTGAAAGCAAGAGCACTTCGGATCTGCAAAAGGACATCGCCAACCTCACAGCGGCCATGACAACCCATGGGGTCAGCGACGGGTTCATGAATGCAGCCTCACCCGGCGTGATCTCGTTGTTTCTGGAAAACACCTACTACAAGGACCGCGAAACCTATCTCTTCGCGCTCGCCGATGCGATGCGCGATGAATATCGCACCATTCTCGATGCCGGGCTGATGCTGCAACTGGATTGCCCCGATCTGGCGTTGTCGCGGCATATGCTGTTTACGGATCTCAGCGACGCGGAATTCGTGAAGATCGCGCGCACCCATGTCGATGCGCTGACCCACGCACTTGACGGTTTGCCGAAAGATCGTGTGCGCCTGCACATCTGCTGGGGCAATTACGAGGGGCCGCATTGCTGCGATATCGAGATGGCCGCCGTCTTCCCCATGCTGATGGCGGTTCCTGCGCGCTATGTGCTGTTCGAGACCGCCAATCCGCGCCACCGGCATGAATGGCGGTTGTTCCGCGATCGCGCGGCCGAGATCCCCGACGACAAGGTTCTGGTGCCGGGCGCGGTGGACACGACCAGCAACTTCATCGAACACCCGGATGTGGTGGCCGAGCAATTGCAGCATTTCGTCGATATCGTCGGCCCGGACCGGGTGATCGCCAGCAGCGATTGCGGCTTCGGCACATTTGCCGGATTCGGCGCGGTGGACCCGGAAATCGCGTGGGCAAAGCTGGCCACCCTGGCCGAAGGCGCACGACGCGTGAAATGA
- a CDS encoding alpha/beta fold hydrolase, with the protein MTPLVLIPGMMCDARMWGDIPTHLPALVHHALPTGADSMAGLAARILHDAPDRFALAGLSMGGIVAMEMLAQAADRITRLALLDTNPCAEASAVQSRRGPQIDRALSGGLDHVMRDEMKPNYLAEGPQRGPILDLCMDMALAVGPQVFRDQSVALRDRADRQQALAAFKGPALVLMGEDDRLCPRDRHERMHALMPQSRFVMVPGAGHLPPLEQPQATEQALRHWLEE; encoded by the coding sequence ATGACACCGCTTGTCCTGATCCCCGGCATGATGTGCGACGCCCGGATGTGGGGCGATATCCCCACCCATCTGCCCGCCCTTGTGCATCATGCGCTGCCAACGGGCGCGGACAGCATGGCCGGGCTCGCCGCGCGGATTCTGCACGACGCTCCCGATCGGTTCGCATTGGCCGGGTTGTCGATGGGCGGGATCGTGGCGATGGAAATGCTGGCTCAGGCGGCAGACCGCATCACGCGGCTGGCGCTTCTGGACACCAACCCCTGCGCCGAAGCCTCCGCCGTCCAGTCGCGTCGCGGGCCCCAGATCGACCGCGCGCTGTCGGGCGGCCTGGACCATGTCATGCGCGATGAAATGAAGCCGAACTATCTGGCCGAGGGGCCGCAGCGGGGCCCAATCCTCGATCTGTGCATGGACATGGCGCTTGCCGTCGGCCCTCAGGTTTTTCGCGACCAGTCCGTCGCCTTGCGCGACCGTGCCGACCGCCAGCAGGCGCTGGCGGCCTTCAAGGGTCCCGCGCTTGTGCTGATGGGCGAAGACGACCGACTCTGCCCCCGCGACCGGCACGAACGCATGCATGCGCTCATGCCGCAATCACGCTTCGTCATGGTGCCGGGGGCGGGCCATCTACCCCCACTCGAACAACCTCAGGCGACGGAACAAGCGCTGCGTCACTGGCTGGAGGAATAA
- a CDS encoding RraA family protein, translating to MDQTLLALLSKVDTPTVCNAIETVQGRRGFAGFTRGTMICTQPGTAVVGYAATARIAALAPSTEPPEVIRARRMAYYKAMHDAPKPSVAVVEDLDFPNCIGAYWGEINATVHKGFGMAGALTNGVVRDLADHPEGFPVIAGSIGPSHGHVHVTELGTQVRVFGLHVAQGDLIHADRHGALVVPPDVVPALAEGIDKLLSTEKIILDAARRPDFDFAAFEAAWAAFEKART from the coding sequence ATGGACCAGACCCTTTTGGCCCTGTTGAGCAAGGTCGATACCCCGACCGTCTGCAACGCCATCGAGACCGTTCAGGGCCGCCGCGGCTTTGCCGGCTTCACCCGCGGCACCATGATCTGTACGCAACCGGGCACCGCTGTCGTGGGCTATGCCGCCACGGCTCGTATCGCCGCGCTTGCCCCATCTACCGAGCCGCCGGAAGTCATCCGCGCGCGTCGCATGGCCTATTACAAGGCTATGCATGACGCGCCGAAGCCGTCGGTTGCGGTCGTCGAGGATCTGGATTTTCCCAATTGTATCGGTGCTTACTGGGGCGAAATCAACGCGACGGTGCACAAGGGTTTCGGCATGGCCGGGGCGCTGACAAATGGTGTCGTACGCGATCTGGCCGATCACCCCGAGGGCTTTCCGGTCATTGCGGGCAGCATCGGCCCCAGCCATGGCCATGTGCATGTCACGGAGCTGGGCACGCAGGTGCGTGTCTTTGGGCTGCATGTCGCGCAAGGCGATCTGATCCATGCCGACCGCCATGGTGCGTTGGTCGTCCCGCCGGATGTCGTTCCGGCCCTTGCCGAAGGCATCGACAAGCTGTTGAGCACGGAAAAGATAATTCTGGACGCCGCGCGCCGCCCGGATTTCGACTTCGCTGCATTCGAAGCGGCCTGGGCCGCGTTCGAAAAGGCACGCACCTGA